Proteins co-encoded in one Brassica rapa cultivar Chiifu-401-42 chromosome A02, CAAS_Brap_v3.01, whole genome shotgun sequence genomic window:
- the LOC103850707 gene encoding translation factor GUF1 homolog, chloroplastic, with protein sequence MAMAYAMDLSPPTFFLSPTSSSSSSPLRRLSSLPISTLHRHSNRKLQILCQSTAGTQPQSQSSNLSDANSKLSARSGQDRLLKVPISKVRNFSIIAHIDHGKSTLADKLLQVTGTVQNRDMKEQFLDNMDLERERGITIKLQAARMRYVYEDTPYCLNLIDTPGHVDFSYEVSRSLAACEGALLVVDASQGVEAQTLANVYLALENNLEIIPVVNKIDLPGAEPEQVLREIEEVIGLDCSKAILCSAKEGIGITEILNAIVERIPPPPETADKPFRALIFDSYYDPYRGVIVYFRVIDGKVKKGDRILFMASGKDYFADEIGVLSPNQIQVDELYAGEVGYISASIRSVADARVGDTITNFSRKAESSLPGYEEATPMVFCGLFPVDADQFPDLRDALEKLQLNDAALKFEPETSSAMGFGFRCGFLGLLHMEIVQERLEREYNLNLITTAPSVVYKVHTVNGDTTMCSNPSLLPQPGLRKSVEEPYVKIELLTPKDYIGALMELAQDRRGEFKEMKYIAENRASLLYELPLAEMVGDFFDQLKSRTKGYASMEYSVIGYRESDLIKLDILINAELVEPLSTIVHRDKAYSVGRALTQKLKELIPRQMFKVPIQACIGSKVIASEALSAIRKDVLAKCYGGDISRKKKLLKKQAAGKKRMKAIGRVDVPQEAFMAVLKLEKEVL encoded by the exons ATGGCCATGGCTTATGCTATGGACTTATCTCCTCCAACCTTCTTCTTATCCCcaacctcttcctcttcttcatctcctcTCCGTCGTCTCTCCTCCCTTCCCATCTCCACCCTCCACCGCCACTCTAACCGAAAGCTACAAATACTTTGCCAATCCACAGCCGGAACTCAGCCTCAGAGTCAGAGCAGCAACCTCTCCGACGCTAACTCCAAACTATCCGCCCGCTCCGGCCAAGACCGTCTTTTGAAG GTTCCGATATCGAAAGTAAGGAACTTTAGTATAATAGCGCATATTGATCATGGGAAGTCTACGTTGGCGGATAAGTTGCTTCAGGTGACTGGTACGGTTCAGAACAGAGATATGAAGGAGCAGTTTCTTGATAATATGGATTTAGAAAGAGAACGAGGCATTACCATTAAGCTTCAG GCAGCTCGAATGCGTTATGTGTATGAGGATACTCCTTATTGCCTCAACTTGATTGATACTCCTGGTCATGTTGATTTCTCTTACGAG GTTTCTCGATCTCTTGCGGCATGTGAGGGTGCTCTTCTTGTTGTGGATGCATCTCAG GGTGTGGAAGCGCAAACACTGGCCAACGTTTATTTGGCTCTTGAAAACAACCTCGAAATCATTCCT GTTGTGAATAAGATTGACCTCCCAGGCGCTGAGCCAGAGCAAGTTCTCAGGGAGATTGAGGAG GTTATTGGGTTAGACTGTAGCAAAGCAATACTCTGCTCAGCAAag GAAGGAATTGGTATAACGGAGATATTGAATGCAATTGTTGAAAGGATACCTCCTCCTCCTGAAACTGCAGATAAACCCTTCAGAGCCTTAATTTTTGACAG TTACTATGATCCATATCGTGGTGTCATTGTATACTTCCGAGTTATTGATGGGAAAGTGAAGAAAGGTGACAGGATTCTATTCATGGCAAGCGGAAAG GACTATTTCGCTGACGAAATAGGCGTTCTATCTCCAAATCAAATTCAAGTGGATGAGTTATATGCTGGTGAG GTGGGGTACATATCTGCTTCTATAAGATCAGTTGCAGATGCCAGAGTAGGAGATACGATAACAAACTTTAGCAGAAAGGCAGAAAGCTCGTTACCCGGCTACGAGGAAGCTACCCCTATGGTGTTCTGTGGCTTGTTCCCAGTTGACGCTGACCA GTTTCCAGATCTTCGAGATGCGTTGGAGAAACTGCAACTCAATGATGCCGCTTTGAAG TTTGAGCCAGAGACTTCAAGTGCCATGGGTTTTGGCTTTAGATGCGGTTTCTTGGGTCTTCTCCACATGGAAATTGTTCAG GAAAGGTTAGAGAGAGAATACAACTTAAATCTTATCACCACTGCTCCAAGTGTTGTGTATAAAGTGCACACTGTAAATGGTGATACT ACTATGTGCTCAAACCCATCTCTCCTTCCACAACCTGGGCTAAGGAAATCAGTCGAAGAACCATACGTTAAG ATTGAATTGCTTACACCAAAAGACTACATCGGTGCGCTTATGGAGCTCGCTCAAGATAGGAGAGGGGAGTTCAAAGAAATGAAATATATAGCTGAGAACAGAGCTTCTCTCCTCTATGAGTTACCCCTTGCAGAG ATGGTGGGAGATTTCTTTGATCAGTTGAAGTCCAGGACCAAGGGATATGCTAGCATGGAATACTCAGTTATTGG GTACAGGGAAAGCGATCTGATAAAACTCGATATTCTGATTAATGCTGAATTGGTGGAACCTTTGTCAACCATTGTACACAGAGACAAG GCATATTCCGTTGGGAGAGCTTTGACTCAAAAACTCAAAGAGCTTATTCCGAGACAAATGTTTAAAGTGCCCATCCAG GCTTGTATAGGATCAAAAGTGATTGCTAGTGAAGCGCTCTCAGCTATCAGAAAGGATGTTTTGGCCAAATGTTACG GTGGAGATATTTCTCGGAAGAAGAAGCTTCTTAAGAAACAGGCGGCAGGTAAGAAGAGAATGAAAGCCATAGGTAGAGTTGATGTACCTCAAGAAGCTTTCATGGCCGTCCTCAAACTTGAAAAGGAGGTTTTGTAA
- the LOC103850705 gene encoding topless-related protein 4 isoform X1 — translation MTSLSRELVFLILQFLDEEKYKDTVHRLELESGYYFNMRYFEELVTNGEWDEVEKYLSGFSKLEDNRYSMKIFFEIRKQKYLEALDKRDRAKAVDILVKDLKVFAGFNEDLFKEITLLLTLDDFRANEQLSKYGDTKSARGVMFGELKKLIEANPLFRDKLQFPVLKSSRLRTLINQSLNWQHQLCKNPRPNPDIRSLFLDHTCNQPNQPNGARAASPSPGTNHLMGGGGGVPKIAGFHPLMGGGGGLFQPAPGGPGGLPANLSGWMANQSVVPHPSAAPSGPMGLGSPNNAGAILKRPQTPSGPIPMEYQTADSNHVSKRSRPYGTSEEGGNIPVNILPVTYAGHPHGHNNTLSPDDLPKVVVTTLAHGSPVMSIDFHPIQQIVLLVGTIGGDVYLWDLGARQRITEKGFDVWKLDACSKELQASLNADATASVNHVAWSPDGTLFGVAYSKSLVHIYSFQGGSDIRNHLEIEAHTGSVSHLAFSYPNKQLSVVTCGDDRIIKVWDAVTGEKRYTFEGHEAPVFSVCPHYKENIQFVFSTATDGKIKAWLYDNVGSRVDYDAPGHSSTRMAYSSDGTRLFSCGTNKEGESFLVEWNESEGSIKRTYLGLGQRAAGIVQFDTTRNRFLAAGDESTIKIWDMDNTNPLTTIHADGGLPASPCVRFNREGILLAVSTNDHGVRILATDDGIRLLRTAETRSFAPVMKVPAGGGGFGSSSANAGITMADRTNSFAAMENNEVRTLVDGKPRIADDLGERSRACKVTEITEPSQCCSMRLADNVPVTKVSRLIYTNSGSGVLALASNAVHKLWKWQKSDHNLAGKATANAQPVLWQPASGIMMTNETSDTNPEDAIPCFALSKNDSYVMSASGGKISLFNMMTFKTMTTFMPPPPAATFLAFHPLDNNIIAIGMEDSSIQIYNVRTDEVKTKLNGHQNRITGLAFSQALNILVSSGADSQLCVWSMDGWEKQSNKYLQVQHGRSLPAVSDTRVQFHLDQIHLLVVHETQIAIYDAQKLDWWMQWVRKEATGPITSATYSCDSQSIFVSFENGSVDVLTASNLRLRCRINPTAYLPPNPSSRVYPLVIAAHPSETNQFAVGLNNGAVHVVEPSETEGKWGTSPPLENGAAVPDN, via the exons ATGACTTCTCTCAGCAGGGAGCTTGTGTTCCTGATTCTCCAGTTTCTCGATGAAGAGAAATACAAAGATACTGTTCACAG ATTGGAATTGGAGTCTGGTTATTACTTCAACATGCGTTACTTTGAGGAGCTGGTGACTAATGGTGAGTGGGACGAAGTGGAGAAGTATCTCTCTGGCTTCTCCAAGCTTGAGGATAACAGATACTCCATGAAGATCTTCTTTGAGATCCGTAAGCAAAAGTATCTCGAAGCTTTGGATAA GCGTGATCGTGCGAAAGCTGTTGACATTTTAGTCAAGGATCTCAAGGTGTTTGCAGGTTTTAACGAAGATCTCTTCAAGGAGATCACCTTGCTTTTGACATTGGATGACTTTAG agccAATGAGCAGCTCTCTAAGTATGGAGATACAAAGTCAGCAAGGGGTGTGATGTTTGGTGAGTTAAAGAAGCTGATTGAGGCTAATCCACTTTTCCGCGACAAGCTTCAGTTTCCTGTCTTGAAAAGCTCGAGGCTGCGGACACTAATTAACCAAAG tTTAAACTGGCAGCATCAGCTGTGTAAGAACCCTAGGCCCAATCCTGACATCAGATCTCTCTTTCTGGACCATACCTGCAACCAACCGAACCAACCGAACGGTGCTCGAGCTGCGTCCCCGTCCCCTGGTACAAATCATTTAatgggtggtggtggtggtgttcCTAAGATTGCAGGGTTTCATCCATTAatgggtggtggtggtggt CTGTTTCAGCCTGCACCGGGAGGACCAGGTGGACTTCCAGCTAATCTTTCGGGATGGATGGCTAACCAATCTGTCGTGCCTCATCCTTCTGCTGCACCTTCAGGTCCTATGGGCTTGGGTTCTCCTAACAACGCAG gaGCTATCTTAAAGCGTCCTCAGACTCCTTCAGGTCCTATTCCAATGGAATATCAGACTGCTGATTCTAACCATGTTTCGAAGAGGTCAAGGCCTTATGGAACGTCAGAGGAG GGGGGTAATATTCCAGTAAATATTTTGCCAGTTACATATGCTGGCCATCCCCATGGACATAATAATACATTATCACCTGATGACTTGCCCAAGGTAGTTGTTACAACTCTTGCTCATGGCTCACCTGTCATGAGCATTGACTTCCATCCAATTCAGCAAATTGTACTATTGG TTGGTACAATTGGTGGTGATGTTTACCTGTGGGACCTGGGCGCTCGTCAAAGGATTACGGAGAAGGGTTTTGACGTCTGGAAGCTTGATGCATGTTCTAAAGAATTGCAGGCATCTTTGAACGCTGATGCGACGGCATCGGTAAATCATGTGGCGTGGAGTCCTGATGGAACTCTCTTTG GCGTGGCATACTCAAAAAGCCTTGTGCATATCTACTCCTTTCAAGGGGGCAGTGACATACGAAATCATCTGGAG ATTGAGGCTCACACAGGAAGTGTTAGCCATCTTGCCTTTTCATATCCTAACAAACAACTATCTGTTGTCACTTGTGGCGATGACAGAATCATTAAG GTTTGGGATGCTGTCACCGGCGAAAAACGGTATACTTTTGAGGGTCATGAAGCTCCTGTGTTCTCTGTTTGTCCTCACTACAAGGAAAATATTCAG TTTGTCTTCTCAACAGCAACTGACGGAAAAATAAAAGCTTGGTTGTATGACAATGTGGGTTCAAGAGTTGACTATGATGCGCCTGGACATTCTTCCACAAGAATGGCATACAGCAGTGATGGAACAAG GTTGTTTTCATGTGGTACAAACAAAGAGGGAGAGTCGTTTTTAGTTGAGTGGAATGAGAGTGAAGGCTCCATAAAAAGAACGTATCTCGGCCTGGGACAACGGGCTGCAGGGATTGTGCAATTCGACACAACCAGGAATAGATTCTTAGCTGCTGGTGATGAGTCCACTATCAAAATTTGGGACATGGACAACACAAATCCCTTGACAACTATTCATGCAGATGGTGGCTTACCG GCTTCTCCTTGTGTTAGATTCAATAGGGAAGGAATACTTTTAGCTGTCTCAACCAATGACCATGGTGTTAGAATTCTCGCTACTGATGATGGAATTAGGTTACTGAGAACAGCAGAAACCCGCTCGTTTGCCCCCGTCATGAAG GTTCCTGCAGGTGGTGGTGGTTTTGGTTCTTCAAGTGCAAACGCAGGAATAACTATGGCCGATCGAACTAACTCTTTTGCAGCTATGGAG AACAATGAAGTGCGAACATTAGTGGATGGGAAGCCTAGAATCGCTGATGATTTAGGTGAAAGATCCAGAGCCTGTAAAGTTACAGAGATTACAGAGCCGTCTCAGTGCTGCTCCATGAGGCTCGCTGACAATGTGCCAGTGACGAAG GTTTCAAGATTAATTTACACAAACTCTGGATCTGGAGTATTGGCCTTGGCATCTAATGCAGTGCACAAGCTGTGGAAATGGCAGAAGAGCGATCACAATCTGGCTGGAAAG GCAACGGCTAATGCACAACCAGTATTATGGCAACCTGCAAGTGGGATTATGATGACCAATGAGACAAGTGATACAAACCCTGAAGACGCTATTCCTTGTTTCGCCCTGTCAAAGAACGACTCCTACGTTATGTCAGCGTCAGGAGGAAAAATCTCCTTGTTCAACATGATGACATTCAAG ACTATGACGACGTTCATGCCTCCACCGCCTGCAGCAACGTTCCTTGCGTTTCATCCTTTGGACAATAACATCATTGCCATTGGCATGGAGGACTCATCTATCCAGATCTACAACGTTCGTACTGACGAG GTGAAAACCAAGTTGAATGGTCATCAGAACAGGATAACAGGTCTTGCTTTCTCACAGGCTCTCAacattcttgtttcttcgggtGCTGATTCACAG CTGTGTGTTTGGAGCATGGATGGATGGGAGAAGCAAAGCAACAAGTATTTGCAAGTTCAACATGGAAGATCACTGCCGGCTGTTTCAGACACCCGCGTGCAGTTCCATCTGGATCAGATCCATCTGTTGGTGGTCCATGAGACGCAAATAGCCATTTACGATGCTCAAAAACTGGATTGGTGGATGCAG TGGGTTCGAAAGGAAGCGACAGGTCCAATCACATCAGCTACATATTCATGTGATAGCCAGTCGATCTTTGTGAGCTTTGAGAATGGTAGCGTCGATGTCCTCACTGCTTCAAATCTCAGATTGAGATGTCGGATTAACCCAACTGCTTACTTGCCTCCGAACCCAAG CTCGAGAGTATATCCGTTAGTGATAGCAGCTCATCCATCGGAGACTAACCAGTTTGCAGTAGGGCTTAATAATGGGGCTGTTCATGTGGTTGAACCATCGGAAACAGAAGGCAAATGGGGAACCTCACCTCCACTCGAGAATGGAGCAGCAGTACCTGACAACTAA
- the LOC103850705 gene encoding topless-related protein 4 isoform X2, whose amino-acid sequence MTSLSRELVFLILQFLDEEKYKDTVHRLELESGYYFNMRYFEELVTNGEWDEVEKYLSGFSKLEDNRYSMKIFFEIRKQKYLEALDKRDRAKAVDILVKDLKVFAGFNEDLFKEITLLLTLDDFRANEQLSKYGDTKSARGVMFGELKKLIEANPLFRDKLQFPVLKSSRLRTLINQSLNWQHQLCKNPRPNPDIRSLFLDHTCNQPNQPNGARAASPSPGTNHLMGGGGGLFQPAPGGPGGLPANLSGWMANQSVVPHPSAAPSGPMGLGSPNNAGAILKRPQTPSGPIPMEYQTADSNHVSKRSRPYGTSEEGGNIPVNILPVTYAGHPHGHNNTLSPDDLPKVVVTTLAHGSPVMSIDFHPIQQIVLLVGTIGGDVYLWDLGARQRITEKGFDVWKLDACSKELQASLNADATASVNHVAWSPDGTLFGVAYSKSLVHIYSFQGGSDIRNHLEIEAHTGSVSHLAFSYPNKQLSVVTCGDDRIIKVWDAVTGEKRYTFEGHEAPVFSVCPHYKENIQFVFSTATDGKIKAWLYDNVGSRVDYDAPGHSSTRMAYSSDGTRLFSCGTNKEGESFLVEWNESEGSIKRTYLGLGQRAAGIVQFDTTRNRFLAAGDESTIKIWDMDNTNPLTTIHADGGLPASPCVRFNREGILLAVSTNDHGVRILATDDGIRLLRTAETRSFAPVMKVPAGGGGFGSSSANAGITMADRTNSFAAMENNEVRTLVDGKPRIADDLGERSRACKVTEITEPSQCCSMRLADNVPVTKVSRLIYTNSGSGVLALASNAVHKLWKWQKSDHNLAGKATANAQPVLWQPASGIMMTNETSDTNPEDAIPCFALSKNDSYVMSASGGKISLFNMMTFKTMTTFMPPPPAATFLAFHPLDNNIIAIGMEDSSIQIYNVRTDEVKTKLNGHQNRITGLAFSQALNILVSSGADSQLCVWSMDGWEKQSNKYLQVQHGRSLPAVSDTRVQFHLDQIHLLVVHETQIAIYDAQKLDWWMQWVRKEATGPITSATYSCDSQSIFVSFENGSVDVLTASNLRLRCRINPTAYLPPNPSSRVYPLVIAAHPSETNQFAVGLNNGAVHVVEPSETEGKWGTSPPLENGAAVPDN is encoded by the exons ATGACTTCTCTCAGCAGGGAGCTTGTGTTCCTGATTCTCCAGTTTCTCGATGAAGAGAAATACAAAGATACTGTTCACAG ATTGGAATTGGAGTCTGGTTATTACTTCAACATGCGTTACTTTGAGGAGCTGGTGACTAATGGTGAGTGGGACGAAGTGGAGAAGTATCTCTCTGGCTTCTCCAAGCTTGAGGATAACAGATACTCCATGAAGATCTTCTTTGAGATCCGTAAGCAAAAGTATCTCGAAGCTTTGGATAA GCGTGATCGTGCGAAAGCTGTTGACATTTTAGTCAAGGATCTCAAGGTGTTTGCAGGTTTTAACGAAGATCTCTTCAAGGAGATCACCTTGCTTTTGACATTGGATGACTTTAG agccAATGAGCAGCTCTCTAAGTATGGAGATACAAAGTCAGCAAGGGGTGTGATGTTTGGTGAGTTAAAGAAGCTGATTGAGGCTAATCCACTTTTCCGCGACAAGCTTCAGTTTCCTGTCTTGAAAAGCTCGAGGCTGCGGACACTAATTAACCAAAG tTTAAACTGGCAGCATCAGCTGTGTAAGAACCCTAGGCCCAATCCTGACATCAGATCTCTCTTTCTGGACCATACCTGCAACCAACCGAACCAACCGAACGGTGCTCGAGCTGCGTCCCCGTCCCCTGGTACAAATCATTTAatgggtggtggtggtggt CTGTTTCAGCCTGCACCGGGAGGACCAGGTGGACTTCCAGCTAATCTTTCGGGATGGATGGCTAACCAATCTGTCGTGCCTCATCCTTCTGCTGCACCTTCAGGTCCTATGGGCTTGGGTTCTCCTAACAACGCAG gaGCTATCTTAAAGCGTCCTCAGACTCCTTCAGGTCCTATTCCAATGGAATATCAGACTGCTGATTCTAACCATGTTTCGAAGAGGTCAAGGCCTTATGGAACGTCAGAGGAG GGGGGTAATATTCCAGTAAATATTTTGCCAGTTACATATGCTGGCCATCCCCATGGACATAATAATACATTATCACCTGATGACTTGCCCAAGGTAGTTGTTACAACTCTTGCTCATGGCTCACCTGTCATGAGCATTGACTTCCATCCAATTCAGCAAATTGTACTATTGG TTGGTACAATTGGTGGTGATGTTTACCTGTGGGACCTGGGCGCTCGTCAAAGGATTACGGAGAAGGGTTTTGACGTCTGGAAGCTTGATGCATGTTCTAAAGAATTGCAGGCATCTTTGAACGCTGATGCGACGGCATCGGTAAATCATGTGGCGTGGAGTCCTGATGGAACTCTCTTTG GCGTGGCATACTCAAAAAGCCTTGTGCATATCTACTCCTTTCAAGGGGGCAGTGACATACGAAATCATCTGGAG ATTGAGGCTCACACAGGAAGTGTTAGCCATCTTGCCTTTTCATATCCTAACAAACAACTATCTGTTGTCACTTGTGGCGATGACAGAATCATTAAG GTTTGGGATGCTGTCACCGGCGAAAAACGGTATACTTTTGAGGGTCATGAAGCTCCTGTGTTCTCTGTTTGTCCTCACTACAAGGAAAATATTCAG TTTGTCTTCTCAACAGCAACTGACGGAAAAATAAAAGCTTGGTTGTATGACAATGTGGGTTCAAGAGTTGACTATGATGCGCCTGGACATTCTTCCACAAGAATGGCATACAGCAGTGATGGAACAAG GTTGTTTTCATGTGGTACAAACAAAGAGGGAGAGTCGTTTTTAGTTGAGTGGAATGAGAGTGAAGGCTCCATAAAAAGAACGTATCTCGGCCTGGGACAACGGGCTGCAGGGATTGTGCAATTCGACACAACCAGGAATAGATTCTTAGCTGCTGGTGATGAGTCCACTATCAAAATTTGGGACATGGACAACACAAATCCCTTGACAACTATTCATGCAGATGGTGGCTTACCG GCTTCTCCTTGTGTTAGATTCAATAGGGAAGGAATACTTTTAGCTGTCTCAACCAATGACCATGGTGTTAGAATTCTCGCTACTGATGATGGAATTAGGTTACTGAGAACAGCAGAAACCCGCTCGTTTGCCCCCGTCATGAAG GTTCCTGCAGGTGGTGGTGGTTTTGGTTCTTCAAGTGCAAACGCAGGAATAACTATGGCCGATCGAACTAACTCTTTTGCAGCTATGGAG AACAATGAAGTGCGAACATTAGTGGATGGGAAGCCTAGAATCGCTGATGATTTAGGTGAAAGATCCAGAGCCTGTAAAGTTACAGAGATTACAGAGCCGTCTCAGTGCTGCTCCATGAGGCTCGCTGACAATGTGCCAGTGACGAAG GTTTCAAGATTAATTTACACAAACTCTGGATCTGGAGTATTGGCCTTGGCATCTAATGCAGTGCACAAGCTGTGGAAATGGCAGAAGAGCGATCACAATCTGGCTGGAAAG GCAACGGCTAATGCACAACCAGTATTATGGCAACCTGCAAGTGGGATTATGATGACCAATGAGACAAGTGATACAAACCCTGAAGACGCTATTCCTTGTTTCGCCCTGTCAAAGAACGACTCCTACGTTATGTCAGCGTCAGGAGGAAAAATCTCCTTGTTCAACATGATGACATTCAAG ACTATGACGACGTTCATGCCTCCACCGCCTGCAGCAACGTTCCTTGCGTTTCATCCTTTGGACAATAACATCATTGCCATTGGCATGGAGGACTCATCTATCCAGATCTACAACGTTCGTACTGACGAG GTGAAAACCAAGTTGAATGGTCATCAGAACAGGATAACAGGTCTTGCTTTCTCACAGGCTCTCAacattcttgtttcttcgggtGCTGATTCACAG CTGTGTGTTTGGAGCATGGATGGATGGGAGAAGCAAAGCAACAAGTATTTGCAAGTTCAACATGGAAGATCACTGCCGGCTGTTTCAGACACCCGCGTGCAGTTCCATCTGGATCAGATCCATCTGTTGGTGGTCCATGAGACGCAAATAGCCATTTACGATGCTCAAAAACTGGATTGGTGGATGCAG TGGGTTCGAAAGGAAGCGACAGGTCCAATCACATCAGCTACATATTCATGTGATAGCCAGTCGATCTTTGTGAGCTTTGAGAATGGTAGCGTCGATGTCCTCACTGCTTCAAATCTCAGATTGAGATGTCGGATTAACCCAACTGCTTACTTGCCTCCGAACCCAAG CTCGAGAGTATATCCGTTAGTGATAGCAGCTCATCCATCGGAGACTAACCAGTTTGCAGTAGGGCTTAATAATGGGGCTGTTCATGTGGTTGAACCATCGGAAACAGAAGGCAAATGGGGAACCTCACCTCCACTCGAGAATGGAGCAGCAGTACCTGACAACTAA
- the LOC103850706 gene encoding DEAD-box ATP-dependent RNA helicase 25-like — protein sequence MFPTKKKTKKIPTKPYKTLIIVRCNNSVCYSRVGYGKSLKLLSQLLFVSMNSDGSNSGRKRRKNADDSGNNRASKRGREDKLAVDDSEPPVKKTASTKATETTRIEHVETSDSYLSNTRFDQFPLSPLSLKALEDAGFKTMTVVQEATLPIILKGKDVLAKAKTGTGKTIAYLLPSIEAVIKSPPPASTDKKKPSIIVLVVCPTRELACQAAAEAKTLLKYHSSIGVDVVIGGKKLRSEQRRMQKHPCRILVATPGRLIDHIDNTPGFARRLRGVKVLVLDEADHLLDMGFRRDVERIISAVPKKRQTFLFSATVPEEVRQICHVALKQDHEFVNCVQEGSDETHQKVTQMYMVASLDRHFSLIYMLLKRHIAENVDYKVIIFCTTAMVTRMVADLLGQLSLNVREINSRKPQGYRTRVSDEFRKSKCIILVTSDVSSRGLDYPDVSLVVQMGLPSDRKQYIHRLGRTGREDKEGEGVLLLAPWEEYFLSSVKDLPITKASLPQTDPEAVKKVKKALRQVDMKYKEAAYQAWLGYYTSQKKIARDTTRLVELANEFSRSMGLSIPPAISANVLDKMGLKNVPGLRVAPGS from the exons ATGtttcctacaaaaaaaaaaacaaaaaaaattcctaCAAAACCTTATAAAACCCTAATAATCGTCCGCTGTAACAACTCGGTTTGTTACAGCCGTGTAGGTTACGGTAAGAGCTTGAAGCTCCTCTCTCAGCTCCTCTTCGTTTCCATGAATTCCGATGGATCCAACTCCGGTCGTAAGAGACGAAAGAATGCCGATGACTCGGGAAACAACAGGGCTTCaaagagaggaagagaagacAAATTAGCTGTTGATGATAGTGAGCCTCCTGTTAAGAAAACAGCTTCTACTAAGGCTACAGAGACAACAAGGATTGAACATGTCGAAACATCAGATTCTTACTTGTCTAACACAAG ATTTGATCAGTTCCCATTGTCTCCCTTATCTCTAAAAGCATTAGAGGATGCTGGATTTAAGACAATGACTGTTGTGCAAGAGGCTACTCTTCCTATCATTCTCAAAG GTAAAGATGTCTTAGCCAAGGCCAAAACAGGCACTGGGAAAACAATTGCATATTTG CTTCCATCAATTGAAGCTGTTATCAAATCTCCTCCTCCAGCAAGCACGGATAAGAAGAAACCTTCAATTATTGTGCTTGTGGTCTGCCCTACTCGGGAACTTGCTTGTCAAGCTGCTGCAGAAGCAAAGACCCTGCTCAAGTACCACTCATCTATTGGTGTTGATGTTGTGATTGGAGGTAAAAAGCTTCGCTCAGAGCAAAGGCGTATGCAAAAACATCCTTGCCGG ATTCTTGTGGCTACACCTGGAAGGCTCATAGACCATATAGACAACACTCCTGGATTTGCAAGAAGGTTGAGAGGTGTGAAAGTCCTTGTGCTTGATGAAGCAGATCATCTCTTGGACATGGGTTTCCGAAGGGATGTTGAGAGGATCATCTCCGCTGTTCCTAAGAAGAGACaaacatttttgttttctgCCACGGTGCCTGAAGAG GTCCGCCAAATATGCCATGTTGCTTTGAAACAAGATCATGAGTTCGTCAATTGTGTTCAAGAGGGTAGTGATGAGACACATCAAAAG GTCACACAAATGTACATGGTAGCATCACTGGATAGACATTTCTCCCTCATATATATGCTCCTTAAAAGACACATTGCAGAAAATGTGGACTATAAG GTGATTATTTTCTGTACGACTGCTATGGTTACAAGAATGGTGGCTGATTTGCTTGGTCAGCTAAGCCTGAACGTCAGAGAGATCAATTCTAGAAAACCGCAGGGTTACAGAACCAGAGTTTCTGATGAGTTTCGCAAGTCCAAGTGTATTATCCTTGTTACATCTGATGTATCTTCTCGTGGTCTAGATTACCCTGATGTCTCACTAGTCGTACAA ATGGGATTACCATCAGACAGGAAACAATACATACATAGACTTGGCAGAACTGGCCGGGAAGACAAGGAAGGGGAAGGTGTACTATTGTTAGCACCTTGGGAAGAGTACTTTCTGTCATCTGTAAAAGACTTGCCCATCACCAAGGCTTCTTTGCCTCAGACAGACCCTGAGGCAGTGAAAAAA GTGAAGAAGGCGCTTAGACAAGTTGATATGAAGTACAAGGAGGCGGCTTATCAGGCGTGGTTGGGTTACTACACATCTCAGAAGAAGATTGCAAGGGACACGACTAGACTGGTGGAGTTAGCCAATGAGTTTAGTCGCAGTATGGGACTCAGCATCCCTCCAGCTATCTCTGCAAACGTTCTTGACAAGATGGGTCTCAAAAACGTTCCTGGTCTTAGGGTCGCTCCTGGTTCTTAA